One part of the Rutidosis leptorrhynchoides isolate AG116_Rl617_1_P2 chromosome 1, CSIRO_AGI_Rlap_v1, whole genome shotgun sequence genome encodes these proteins:
- the LOC139885593 gene encoding isoamylase 1, chloroplastic isoform X1 gives MDASVIETLIPFHTPKLTSLHKFKFLNPNIQIQFKTLSNNSALVVNAIDGTGGGDVDTAVVEKEKKPEVSRRRFQVSNGYPTPFGATAQEDGVNFAIYSRNASSATLCLLTPSDLPEKRVTEEIPLDQLTNKTGDVWHVFLKGDFTDMLYGYKFSGEFCPEEGHYYDSSQILLDPYAKAVVSRGEFGVLGPDDDCWSQMACTIPVIDEFDWEGDLPLSFAQRDLVIYEMHVRGFTRHESSNTESRGTYLGVVDKLDHLKELGVNCIELMPCHEFNELEYYSYNPVLGDYRLNYWGYSTINYFSPMLRYASAGARNCGLDAINEFKQLVKEAHKRGIEVLMDVVFNHTAEGNENGPILSFRGVNNSVFYMLAPKGEFYNYSGCGNTFNCNHPVVRQFIVDSLRYWVTEMHVDGFRFDLASIMTRSSSLWDAVNVYGTQLEDDVLTTGSPLSNPPLIDMISNDPILRGVKLIAEAWDCGGLYQVGVFPHWGVWSEWNGKYRDTVRQFIKGTDGFSGAFAECLCGSPNLYQKGGRKPWHSVNFICAHDGFTLADLVTYNEKHNIANGEDNKDGDSHNNSWNCGQEGEFVSISVKRLRKRQMKNFFLCLMVSQGVPMIHMGDEYGHTKGGNNNTYCHDNHMNYFQWDKLEDSSSDFFRFCRLITNFRHECESLGLNDFPTAERLQWHGHAPETPDWTETSRFVAFSMKDSVKGELYIAFNTGHLPVTITLPERPGYKWDPLVDTSKPAPFDFLSHDIPERELAIKQYSQFLDANLYPMLSYSSIILLLTPDV, from the exons ATGGACGCTTCCGTAATCGAAACCCTAATTCCATTTCACACTCCAAAACTCACGTCACTGCACAAATTCAAATTCCTAAATCCAAACATTCAAATTCAATTTAAAACCCTAAGCAACAACAGTGCGTTAGTAGTCAATGCAATCGACGGCACCGGCGGAGGTGATGTGGATACGGCGGTGGTGGAAAAGGAGAAGAAGCCGGAGGTCTCACGCCGACGGTTTCAGGTTTCGAATGGCTATCCGACGCCGTTTGGTGCTACTGCTCAGGAAGATGGTGTTAATTTTGCTATTTATTCACGTAATGCTTCATCTGCAACTTTGTGCTTATTGACTCCATCTGATTTGCCTGAG AAAAGAGTTACAGAGGAGATACCTTTGGATCAacttacgaataaaaccggagatgTATGGCACGTGTTTCTGAAGGGCGATTTTACAGATATGCTCTATGGGTACAAATTTTCCGGGGAGTTTTGTCCAGAGGAAGGACACTACTATGATTCTTCTCAGATCTTGTTAGATCCTTACGCTAAA GCTGTTGTAAGCAGAGGGGAGTTTGGTGTTTTGGGACCTGATGATGATTGCTGGAGTCAAATGGCATGCACTATACCTGTTATAGATGAG TTTGATTGGGAAGGAGATCTACCTCTGTCATTTGCGCAAAGAGATCTGGTAATATACGAAATGCATGTTCGTGGATTTACAAGACATGAGTCCAGCAATACAGAATCTCGTGGCACTTACCTTGGTGTAGTGGACAAACTTGATCATTTGAAG GAACTTGGTGTCAACTGCATAGAGTTAATGCCATGTCACGAGTTCAATGAACTGGAGTACTATAGCTACAATCCTGTCTTGGGTGACTATAG ATTAAATTATTGGGGATATTCCACGATTAACTACTTCTCACCAATGTTGAGATATGCATCTGCTGGTGCCCGTAATTGCGGGCTCGATGCAATAAATGAGTTCAAACAGCTTGTTAAAGAAGCGCACAAACGTGGAATTGAG GTGCTCATGGATGTGGTATTCAATCACACCGCTGAAGGAAATGAGAATGGCCCCATTTTGTCTTTTCGCGGTGTTAATAATAGTGTTTTTTACATGCTTGCACCCAAG GGAGAGTTTTACAACTATTCAGGTTGTGGAAACACGTTTAATTGCAACCATCCAGTAGTCCGCCAATTCATTGTGGATTCCTTGAG ATATTGGGTAACAGAGATGCATGTAGATGGATTTCGCTTTGATCTTGCTTCTATCATGACAAGAAGCAGCAG CCTTTGGGATGCAGTAAATGTGTATGGAACTCAATTGGAAGATGATGTGCTGACCACCGGCTCACCTCTTAGCAATCCACCATTAATTGACATGATTAGTAATGACCCAATACTTCGAGGAGTGAAG CTTATAGCCGAAGCATGGGACTGTGGAGGGCTTTACCAAGTTGGTGTGTTTCCTCATTGGGGCGTTTGGTCCGAGTGGAACGGAAAG TATCGCGATACCGTAAGGCAGTTCATCAAGGGTACAGATGGATTTTCTGGTGCTTTTGCTGAATGCCTTTGTGGGAGCCCTAACCTATACCAG AAAGGTGGTAGGAAACCGTGGCACAGTGTAAACTTCATATGTGCTCATGATGGCTTTACGTTAGCTGACTTAGTCACATACAATGAGAAACATAACATTGCAAATGGAGAAGACAATAAAGATGGGGATAGTCACAATAACAGCTGGAATTGTGGACAA GAGGGAGAGTTTGTAAGCATCTCGGTAAAGAGATTGAGGAAGCGACAAATGAAAAATTTCTTTCTTTGTCTAATGGTTTCACAA GGTGTACCGATGATACACATGGGGGATGAGTATGGTCACACAAAAGGGGGAAACAATAACACTTATTGTCATGATAACCAT ATGAACTACTTTCAATGGGATAAGCTAGAAGATTCTTCATCTGACTTCTTCAGATTTTGTCGTCTGATAACCAATTTCCGCCA tgaATGTGAATCACTCGGTCTAAATGACTTCCCAACAGCAGAAAGGTTGCAGTGGCATGGACACGCTCCCGAAACTCCAGATTGGACTGAAACAAGTAGATTTGTGGCCTTCTCCATG AAGGACTCGGTAAAAGGAGAACTATACATCGCCTTCAACACGGGTCATTTACCAGTTACCATTACATTGCCCGAAAGACCCGGCTACAAGTGGGACCCATTGGTGGACACTAGCAAGCCAGCACCGTTCGATTTCCTAAGTCATGACATTCCTGAAAGAGAGTTAGCTATCAAACAGTATTCACAATTTCTGGATGCAAATTTATACCCTATGCTTAGCTATTCTTCCATAATCTTATTACTAACCCCTGATGTATAA
- the LOC139885593 gene encoding isoamylase 1, chloroplastic isoform X2: MLYGYKFSGEFCPEEGHYYDSSQILLDPYAKAVVSRGEFGVLGPDDDCWSQMACTIPVIDEFDWEGDLPLSFAQRDLVIYEMHVRGFTRHESSNTESRGTYLGVVDKLDHLKELGVNCIELMPCHEFNELEYYSYNPVLGDYRLNYWGYSTINYFSPMLRYASAGARNCGLDAINEFKQLVKEAHKRGIEVLMDVVFNHTAEGNENGPILSFRGVNNSVFYMLAPKGEFYNYSGCGNTFNCNHPVVRQFIVDSLRYWVTEMHVDGFRFDLASIMTRSSSLWDAVNVYGTQLEDDVLTTGSPLSNPPLIDMISNDPILRGVKLIAEAWDCGGLYQVGVFPHWGVWSEWNGKYRDTVRQFIKGTDGFSGAFAECLCGSPNLYQKGGRKPWHSVNFICAHDGFTLADLVTYNEKHNIANGEDNKDGDSHNNSWNCGQEGEFVSISVKRLRKRQMKNFFLCLMVSQGVPMIHMGDEYGHTKGGNNNTYCHDNHMNYFQWDKLEDSSSDFFRFCRLITNFRHECESLGLNDFPTAERLQWHGHAPETPDWTETSRFVAFSMKDSVKGELYIAFNTGHLPVTITLPERPGYKWDPLVDTSKPAPFDFLSHDIPERELAIKQYSQFLDANLYPMLSYSSIILLLTPDV; this comes from the exons ATGCTCTATGGGTACAAATTTTCCGGGGAGTTTTGTCCAGAGGAAGGACACTACTATGATTCTTCTCAGATCTTGTTAGATCCTTACGCTAAA GCTGTTGTAAGCAGAGGGGAGTTTGGTGTTTTGGGACCTGATGATGATTGCTGGAGTCAAATGGCATGCACTATACCTGTTATAGATGAG TTTGATTGGGAAGGAGATCTACCTCTGTCATTTGCGCAAAGAGATCTGGTAATATACGAAATGCATGTTCGTGGATTTACAAGACATGAGTCCAGCAATACAGAATCTCGTGGCACTTACCTTGGTGTAGTGGACAAACTTGATCATTTGAAG GAACTTGGTGTCAACTGCATAGAGTTAATGCCATGTCACGAGTTCAATGAACTGGAGTACTATAGCTACAATCCTGTCTTGGGTGACTATAG ATTAAATTATTGGGGATATTCCACGATTAACTACTTCTCACCAATGTTGAGATATGCATCTGCTGGTGCCCGTAATTGCGGGCTCGATGCAATAAATGAGTTCAAACAGCTTGTTAAAGAAGCGCACAAACGTGGAATTGAG GTGCTCATGGATGTGGTATTCAATCACACCGCTGAAGGAAATGAGAATGGCCCCATTTTGTCTTTTCGCGGTGTTAATAATAGTGTTTTTTACATGCTTGCACCCAAG GGAGAGTTTTACAACTATTCAGGTTGTGGAAACACGTTTAATTGCAACCATCCAGTAGTCCGCCAATTCATTGTGGATTCCTTGAG ATATTGGGTAACAGAGATGCATGTAGATGGATTTCGCTTTGATCTTGCTTCTATCATGACAAGAAGCAGCAG CCTTTGGGATGCAGTAAATGTGTATGGAACTCAATTGGAAGATGATGTGCTGACCACCGGCTCACCTCTTAGCAATCCACCATTAATTGACATGATTAGTAATGACCCAATACTTCGAGGAGTGAAG CTTATAGCCGAAGCATGGGACTGTGGAGGGCTTTACCAAGTTGGTGTGTTTCCTCATTGGGGCGTTTGGTCCGAGTGGAACGGAAAG TATCGCGATACCGTAAGGCAGTTCATCAAGGGTACAGATGGATTTTCTGGTGCTTTTGCTGAATGCCTTTGTGGGAGCCCTAACCTATACCAG AAAGGTGGTAGGAAACCGTGGCACAGTGTAAACTTCATATGTGCTCATGATGGCTTTACGTTAGCTGACTTAGTCACATACAATGAGAAACATAACATTGCAAATGGAGAAGACAATAAAGATGGGGATAGTCACAATAACAGCTGGAATTGTGGACAA GAGGGAGAGTTTGTAAGCATCTCGGTAAAGAGATTGAGGAAGCGACAAATGAAAAATTTCTTTCTTTGTCTAATGGTTTCACAA GGTGTACCGATGATACACATGGGGGATGAGTATGGTCACACAAAAGGGGGAAACAATAACACTTATTGTCATGATAACCAT ATGAACTACTTTCAATGGGATAAGCTAGAAGATTCTTCATCTGACTTCTTCAGATTTTGTCGTCTGATAACCAATTTCCGCCA tgaATGTGAATCACTCGGTCTAAATGACTTCCCAACAGCAGAAAGGTTGCAGTGGCATGGACACGCTCCCGAAACTCCAGATTGGACTGAAACAAGTAGATTTGTGGCCTTCTCCATG AAGGACTCGGTAAAAGGAGAACTATACATCGCCTTCAACACGGGTCATTTACCAGTTACCATTACATTGCCCGAAAGACCCGGCTACAAGTGGGACCCATTGGTGGACACTAGCAAGCCAGCACCGTTCGATTTCCTAAGTCATGACATTCCTGAAAGAGAGTTAGCTATCAAACAGTATTCACAATTTCTGGATGCAAATTTATACCCTATGCTTAGCTATTCTTCCATAATCTTATTACTAACCCCTGATGTATAA